Part of the Methanobrevibacter ruminantium genome is shown below.
TGTTCAGCAGTTAATTGAACATGCCCTTTTAGAAGAATTTGACTAGCCACTTCCAAAACATCAGTAGTTCCAAATACCTTTTCCATTGCTTCCTCAGAAGCCTTGTCTCCTTTTTTGGAATCTTTGAATATTTCTTCAACAGCCAATATTTCTTCAATTTCAATTTCTTTTTCATTATCTGGATTTCTAAAGTCTGCAGCTAAATCAGGATCAACTAAAATTTCAAATTTTTCTCCAAAAGATTCTAATCTTGCAATAATAGCATCATCTACATTTACCATGCTTACTCACCAAAAACCAATTAATTTGATATTCTTTTTAATACATTTAAAAAAACAAAAAAATGTATGAAAATTTTTAATACATTAATAAAAAAGTAAAAATGAAAATGAGTTCAAAATGAACTCAAAAACTAAAATAAAAATTTAAGATAAAGTTAAGAATGTTAAGAAAACTTATGGATTATTTTCAAAACCATTTAGATTCATTAAATATGCTTAACAATCATCCTTAAATGTTTATGTTCACTTAAAAGTTTTTCTGTAAGAACTAGCTTAAGTCCAAACTTTGCAGTTTTCCTAACAGTCTTACTCTTCAGAACCTTCTTCACCATCGCTTTCTTCAGAAACATTTTCATCTACAACATCTTCAGAAGTCTCTTCGAAAGCTTCATCTTCAGCAGTTCCATCTGCTTTTTCTTCGACTACTTCTTCATCCTCTTCCTCAGATTCCTCTTCCTCTTCTTCAGCATTTCTCTCAAGAAGAGCTTCGACATACTCAGATACTTCATCATCAGATAATTTTCTGTAGCTTTGAGTATCTACTTCAATGACAGCTATTTCAACGCTTTGAGCAGTGGTTCTTCCTTCAGTAGCTTCATAAAGTGCATCTAAACCTAAGTTGATTGCATCCTCTAAGCTAATGTCGTCTTCATATCTTTCCTCAAAGACATCCATAGCTGCTTGTACACCAGATCCAATAGCAGTGGCCTTGTATTCAATTAAAGCACCACTTGGGTCTGTTTCGAATAATTTTACTTCTTCACCGTTCACTCCACCAATGATGAGTGCTGAACCGAAAGGTCTTACACCACCATTTTGAGTGTACATTTGTTTCATGTCACAGATTTTTTTAGCTAAACCTCCAACAAGAATTGGTTCATTATAGGTTATTCTGTTAATTTGAGATTCAATACGTGCTCTTTCGATTAATGCTCTTGCATCAGCTACAAGACCAGAAGTAGCAGCACCAATATGATTATCGATTTGGAATATTTTTTCAATAGATTTTGCTTCAACTAATCTGCTTACAGTTCTTTTATCTACAATGAGAACTACACCTTCTTTGGATTTAAGACCTAAAGAGGTAGTTCCTCTTTTTACAGCTTCTCTTGCATATTCTACTTGGAAAAGTCTTCCATCTGGGCTAAATACAGTAATTGCTCTGTCATAGCCCGCATTTTGTTGTTGTAAAGGTTGCATTTAATATCACCTATTTTCTATAAAATTTTAAATTTCACAAACAAATTACTTAATAAATTACATATTTTATTTAAAATCAATCCAATTTATCTAAAATTACACAGCATAATTACTTTATCAAATAAT
Proteins encoded:
- the psmA gene encoding archaeal proteasome endopeptidase complex subunit alpha, encoding MQPLQQQNAGYDRAITVFSPDGRLFQVEYAREAVKRGTTSLGLKSKEGVVLIVDKRTVSRLVEAKSIEKIFQIDNHIGAATSGLVADARALIERARIESQINRITYNEPILVGGLAKKICDMKQMYTQNGGVRPFGSALIIGGVNGEEVKLFETDPSGALIEYKATAIGSGVQAAMDVFEERYEDDISLEDAINLGLDALYEATEGRTTAQSVEIAVIEVDTQSYRKLSDDEVSEYVEALLERNAEEEEEESEEEDEEVVEEKADGTAEDEAFEETSEDVVDENVSEESDGEEGSEE